The Gemmatimonadaceae bacterium genome window below encodes:
- a CDS encoding aminotransferase class V-fold PLP-dependent enzyme, translating into MAETETWVSPLEVDRDTMRAMATRVSDLVTSHLASLRDQPARTTLSRGEAKQIVGAIAPTAPEQGIGFDRALDELAERVLPYHAREPHPHFLGYVPSIPTFPSVLGDWLATGYNFFAGVWPIASGPNEIELVVLDWFRQWLAMPNGTSGLLTSGGSTATLMAVVAARHARAGEDASLLPRLTLYTSSQAHSAVARAAWIAGISRHNVRVLPTDDCWRLRADTVRDAVAGDQEAGLVPFCVVASAGTTNTGAVDDLPGIAALCERESLWLHVDAAYGAFAALTSRGADMLRGIERADSVVLDPHKWLFVPFECAGLLARDPGTLKSAFHIFPEYLKDVAPGEEEVNFADYGEQLTRYSRALKIWLSVRTFGLAPIRAMIERGMQLAEYAESIVRRAASLEVLAPAQLGILCFRAHPSGVDDRAELDALNERVNARVNEHGRFLISSTKINGVFSLRVCTHNWRTTEADIDQLMAVVCEGVRG; encoded by the coding sequence ATGGCAGAGACAGAGACCTGGGTTTCCCCTCTCGAAGTCGACCGCGACACGATGCGCGCGATGGCGACGCGCGTCTCCGACCTCGTTACCAGTCATCTGGCGTCGCTGCGCGACCAACCGGCGCGAACAACACTCTCACGCGGTGAGGCGAAGCAGATCGTTGGCGCGATCGCACCGACGGCGCCGGAGCAGGGAATCGGCTTCGATCGCGCACTCGACGAGTTGGCGGAGCGCGTGCTCCCCTATCACGCACGCGAGCCGCATCCGCACTTTCTTGGCTACGTCCCGAGCATTCCGACATTTCCCTCGGTGCTGGGCGATTGGCTTGCGACGGGCTACAACTTCTTCGCCGGGGTGTGGCCGATCGCGTCTGGCCCGAACGAGATCGAGCTCGTCGTGCTCGACTGGTTCCGACAATGGCTTGCGATGCCTAACGGGACGAGCGGACTGCTGACCTCGGGCGGCTCGACCGCGACGCTCATGGCCGTTGTGGCGGCGCGGCATGCGCGCGCGGGCGAGGACGCTTCACTCCTCCCTCGACTCACTCTCTACACTTCCTCACAGGCGCATTCGGCGGTTGCGCGGGCGGCGTGGATCGCCGGTATCTCGCGACACAACGTGCGCGTGCTGCCAACTGACGACTGCTGGCGGCTCCGCGCGGACACGGTGCGCGACGCGGTCGCCGGCGATCAGGAAGCTGGCCTTGTTCCCTTCTGCGTCGTCGCCAGCGCGGGGACGACGAATACCGGTGCCGTCGACGATTTACCGGGCATCGCGGCACTCTGCGAGCGCGAGTCGCTCTGGCTGCACGTGGACGCGGCGTACGGCGCCTTCGCCGCGTTGACGTCGCGCGGCGCTGACATGCTGCGCGGGATCGAGCGCGCCGACTCGGTCGTCCTCGATCCGCACAAATGGCTCTTCGTTCCATTCGAGTGTGCGGGTCTTCTGGCGCGTGATCCGGGGACGTTGAAGTCGGCCTTTCACATCTTCCCGGAATACCTGAAGGACGTTGCGCCGGGAGAAGAGGAGGTGAACTTCGCCGACTACGGCGAGCAGCTCACTCGCTACTCACGAGCGCTCAAGATCTGGCTTTCCGTTCGCACGTTCGGCCTCGCGCCGATCCGCGCAATGATCGAGCGGGGCATGCAGCTGGCCGAGTACGCCGAATCAATCGTTAGGCGCGCGGCGTCGCTGGAGGTGCTGGCACCGGCGCAGCTCGGGATCCTCTGCTTTCGGGCTCATCCCTCCGGCGTCGACGACCGCGCCGAGCTCGATGCGCTCAACGAGCGCGTGAACGCACGCGTCAACGAGCATGGCCGATTCCTGATTTCCTCGACGAAGATCAACGGCGTGTTCTCGCTGCGCGTCTGCACGCACAACTGGCGGACGACCGAGGCGGACATTGACCAGCTCATGGCCGTCGTGTGCGAAGGGGTTAGGGGTTAG
- a CDS encoding D-aminoacylase encodes MSISRRSFVLSAGTTLAALAGSPRLMLPWRRRYALVIRGGTVYDGLGDHGVEADVAIEDGRIVAIGPNLKDEGAVEIDARGMAVAPGFIDIHSHGDGSLWEDPRAESIVRQGVTTIVVGQDGSSRAPMGGTPDEENGRHSFQRFSAFWDSLKTLQPSVNVASMVGLGTIRGIVIGNVNRPATADEIVRMTQLVEQALGDGACGASSGLEYTPGAFATRDELIALCRPLASRHLPYATHMRNEDDHVVEAIDESIAVAAGANCPLQISHLKTEGPRNWHKLDEIFLHIHRARGGLDVAAIPAGESKGAATTRKRGTTSSARSHRAPARAPAASKSPDAPGIDVAFDRYPYIAYQTGLSNLFPVWSRDGSTDDFLRRLDDPATSERIRRETVAKVELIGGWDNVEISGISNYADMAADGKHIGSFAKTQQLEPYALAVALLQRGKGNVGMVGFAMSEDNLERILAHPQGMVCSDGGAYAFDGPTHNGHPHPRGLGTFPRVLGRYVRDKKALSLASAIHKMSGFPASRIGLTDRGRLARGMAADVVVFDPSTVEDKATYEQPFQYPVGIKAVIVNGVVALRDGQRSKDRSGQGIATRG; translated from the coding sequence ATGTCCATCTCTCGACGCTCTTTCGTTCTGAGTGCTGGGACCACACTCGCTGCGCTCGCAGGCTCGCCGCGGTTGATGTTGCCCTGGCGTCGACGCTACGCACTCGTCATTCGCGGCGGCACCGTCTACGACGGCCTCGGTGATCACGGCGTCGAGGCCGACGTTGCGATCGAGGACGGACGCATCGTCGCGATCGGGCCGAATCTCAAGGATGAAGGCGCAGTCGAGATCGACGCGCGCGGCATGGCGGTGGCGCCAGGCTTCATCGACATTCACTCTCATGGCGACGGCTCGCTCTGGGAGGATCCACGCGCCGAGTCGATCGTTAGGCAGGGCGTCACCACGATCGTCGTTGGCCAGGACGGTTCGTCGCGAGCACCAATGGGCGGCACCCCGGACGAAGAGAATGGGCGACACTCGTTCCAGCGCTTCTCCGCCTTCTGGGATTCTCTGAAGACGCTCCAGCCCAGCGTCAATGTCGCGTCGATGGTGGGACTTGGGACCATCCGCGGCATCGTCATCGGAAACGTCAACCGGCCGGCGACAGCTGACGAGATCGTGCGCATGACGCAGCTCGTCGAGCAAGCGCTCGGCGACGGCGCGTGCGGCGCGTCGTCGGGACTCGAGTACACGCCCGGCGCTTTCGCGACGCGCGATGAGCTGATCGCGCTGTGCAGACCGCTCGCGTCGCGACACTTGCCTTACGCGACGCACATGCGCAACGAAGACGATCACGTCGTCGAGGCGATCGACGAATCGATCGCGGTTGCCGCGGGCGCGAACTGCCCACTCCAGATCTCGCATCTCAAGACCGAGGGCCCTCGCAACTGGCACAAGCTCGACGAGATTTTCCTGCACATTCATCGAGCGCGCGGAGGGCTGGACGTCGCGGCGATTCCTGCTGGTGAATCCAAGGGAGCAGCAACCACGAGAAAACGCGGGACGACGTCGTCGGCTCGCAGTCACCGAGCGCCGGCGCGAGCGCCGGCCGCGTCGAAGTCGCCCGACGCGCCGGGAATCGACGTCGCCTTCGATCGCTATCCGTACATCGCGTATCAGACGGGATTGAGCAATCTCTTCCCGGTCTGGAGCCGCGACGGCAGCACGGACGACTTTCTCCGCCGGCTCGATGATCCGGCCACGTCCGAGAGGATCCGCCGCGAAACGGTGGCCAAGGTCGAGCTCATCGGTGGCTGGGACAACGTCGAGATCAGCGGCATCAGTAACTACGCCGACATGGCGGCCGACGGCAAGCACATCGGCAGTTTCGCAAAGACTCAACAGCTCGAGCCGTACGCCCTGGCCGTCGCGCTGCTCCAGCGCGGCAAGGGCAACGTCGGCATGGTGGGCTTCGCGATGAGCGAGGACAATCTCGAACGGATCCTCGCGCATCCCCAGGGCATGGTCTGCTCCGACGGCGGCGCCTACGCGTTCGACGGTCCCACGCACAATGGTCATCCGCATCCACGCGGCCTCGGGACATTCCCGCGTGTGTTAGGCAGATACGTGCGCGACAAGAAGGCGCTGAGCCTGGCGAGCGCCATCCACAAGATGAGCGGGTTCCCTGCCTCGCGGATCGGGCTCACGGATCGCGGCCGCCTCGCAAGGGGTATGGCGGCCGACGTGGTCGTCTTCGACCCGTCGACGGTCGAGGACAAGGCGACTTACGAACAGCCGTTCCAGTACCCAGTCGGAATCAAAGCCGTGATCGTCAATGGAGTCGTTGCGCTGCGCGACGGACAGCGTAGCAAAGACCGATCCGGTCAGGGGATTGCGACAAGGGGCTAG